The following coding sequences are from one Burkholderia stabilis window:
- a CDS encoding DUF2334 domain-containing protein encodes MKKILLVIALLAGLAQMTLPGTAQAQTTTAHTLVLYDNPANDPYSKLGLMYSIMLRNLLGHFNATVDLVPIQNYTAGMVANHDVTFYIGDYYNNPIPTAFMSDVMTATKTVVWFKYNLWQLAWNTAYTFNQTFGFSFQGIAGLNTTPSSSNPSPGFYDTVTYKNLSMVKYYAYNASTGAISADPDVGLTQVVDSTKAQALVTIKNSVSGATAPYIMRSGKLWYFADVPFSYIGPTDRYLVICDILHDILQTNAPVNHRALVRLEDLDAFTTTSSMTLLTNYLYSKRIPFTMATIPVYTDPNGYYNGGVSETIHLAQATGLKSSLNYALARGGSIVMHGMTHQYDSTPNLLNAVTGNDYEFWFAVQNRPVDEDSVPWAEARMAAGLLEFTLSGYKIVGFAAPQYQMSPNASTATALTFPTTFQRAVYYTATNPQIGTGAPNQDFSAGQFFPYIINSDYYGQRIVPENMGSIQYNICNIDPFSCISYTWQQLVTNAQYGLAVRDGFASFFFHPYWLEPDLHLPAYQDFQSLITGITNLGYKFVDGTTAK; translated from the coding sequence ATGAAAAAGATCCTGCTTGTCATCGCCCTGCTGGCCGGGCTCGCGCAAATGACGTTGCCGGGCACCGCGCAAGCGCAGACCACCACTGCCCATACGCTCGTGCTGTACGACAACCCGGCCAACGACCCGTATTCGAAGCTCGGCCTGATGTACAGCATCATGCTGAGGAACCTGCTTGGCCACTTCAACGCGACGGTCGATCTGGTGCCGATCCAGAACTACACGGCCGGCATGGTCGCGAACCACGACGTCACGTTCTACATCGGCGACTACTACAACAACCCGATCCCGACGGCGTTCATGAGCGACGTGATGACCGCCACGAAGACCGTGGTCTGGTTCAAATACAACCTGTGGCAGCTGGCGTGGAACACGGCGTACACCTTCAACCAGACCTTCGGGTTCAGCTTCCAGGGCATTGCCGGGTTGAACACGACGCCATCGTCGAGCAATCCGAGCCCCGGGTTCTACGACACGGTCACGTACAAGAACCTGTCGATGGTGAAGTACTACGCGTACAACGCGTCGACCGGCGCGATCAGTGCGGACCCGGACGTCGGGCTGACCCAGGTCGTCGACTCGACCAAGGCGCAGGCGCTCGTCACGATCAAGAACAGCGTGAGCGGCGCAACCGCGCCGTACATCATGCGTTCGGGCAAGCTCTGGTATTTCGCCGATGTACCGTTCTCCTACATCGGGCCGACGGATCGATACCTGGTGATCTGCGACATCCTGCACGACATCCTGCAGACCAATGCACCGGTGAATCACCGTGCGCTCGTTCGCCTGGAAGACCTCGACGCATTTACGACGACCAGCTCGATGACGTTGCTGACGAATTACCTGTACTCGAAGCGCATCCCGTTCACGATGGCCACCATCCCCGTGTATACGGACCCGAACGGCTATTACAACGGCGGCGTCTCGGAGACGATCCATCTTGCGCAGGCAACAGGCCTCAAGAGTTCGCTGAACTATGCGCTCGCGCGCGGCGGCTCGATCGTGATGCATGGCATGACGCACCAGTACGATTCGACGCCGAACCTTTTGAACGCGGTCACCGGCAACGACTATGAGTTCTGGTTCGCGGTCCAGAACCGCCCCGTCGACGAGGATTCCGTTCCGTGGGCGGAAGCCAGGATGGCTGCGGGCCTGCTCGAGTTCACGCTCAGCGGCTACAAGATCGTCGGCTTCGCCGCGCCGCAATACCAGATGTCGCCGAATGCATCGACCGCTACGGCCCTCACGTTCCCGACGACGTTCCAGCGGGCCGTCTACTACACCGCGACCAATCCGCAAATCGGAACGGGGGCGCCCAACCAGGACTTTTCGGCCGGGCAGTTCTTCCCGTACATCATCAATTCCGATTATTACGGACAGCGGATCGTTCCGGAGAACATGGGCAGTATCCAGTACAACATCTGCAATATCGACCCGTTCTCGTGCATCTCGTACACGTGGCAGCAACTCGTCACCAATGCGCAATACGGCCTGGCGGTGCGGGACGGTTTCGCGTCCTTCTTCTTCCACCCGTACTGGCTTGAACCCGATCTCCACTTGCCGGCCTACCAGGACTTCCAGAGCCTGATCACCGGCATTACGAATCTCGGCTACAAGTTCGTGGATGGCACGACCGCCAAGTGA
- a CDS encoding zinc ribbon domain-containing protein, translated as MTSSDGLTSPARLLRLASWVIAIIFAVFLNMLGSLVIRDMAFAPRGGPPVIEQFADAPAKARLDAARRDLQAQHDTLAGKADAMEVARGRAAKEYAAEKESFRNWLATRSVTGDSARDPDILARTRKLDMLQAVVTHWQHQIDAIGDQQRALASQQARVDTQIADAAAAAERRLDAATRHYELQVFGLRLALTLPILLIAIWLFIRYRKARYWPFVYGFGLFALSAFFIELVPYLPNFGGYVRVLVGIALTVFAGLYMMKAFQRYAERKRLELQQDQGARARTIGYEKAVRSLEKKRCPSCDKQWNLGGDDSTFCVHCGLRLFNVCGCGGRNFFFFPHCHQCGAAQGNEAPAASD; from the coding sequence ATGACTTCCAGCGACGGCCTGACCAGTCCCGCGCGGCTCCTGCGACTCGCCTCATGGGTGATTGCGATCATCTTCGCCGTCTTTCTGAACATGCTCGGCAGTCTCGTGATTCGCGACATGGCCTTCGCCCCGAGAGGCGGGCCGCCCGTCATCGAGCAATTCGCGGATGCGCCGGCGAAAGCGCGGCTGGACGCTGCGCGGCGCGATCTGCAGGCGCAACACGACACGCTTGCCGGGAAGGCCGACGCCATGGAGGTGGCACGCGGGCGTGCCGCGAAGGAGTACGCGGCCGAGAAGGAAAGCTTCCGCAACTGGCTGGCCACCCGCTCGGTGACCGGAGACAGCGCGCGGGACCCGGACATTCTGGCGAGAACGCGCAAGCTGGACATGCTGCAGGCCGTGGTCACCCACTGGCAGCATCAGATCGATGCGATCGGCGACCAGCAACGGGCACTGGCATCGCAGCAGGCTCGCGTGGACACGCAAATCGCCGATGCGGCCGCCGCAGCCGAACGGCGCCTCGACGCGGCGACCCGGCATTACGAGTTGCAGGTGTTCGGCCTGCGGCTTGCGCTGACGTTACCGATACTGCTGATTGCGATCTGGCTGTTCATCCGCTACCGCAAGGCGCGCTACTGGCCTTTCGTGTACGGGTTCGGCCTGTTTGCGCTGAGCGCGTTTTTCATCGAACTGGTTCCGTACCTGCCGAATTTCGGCGGTTATGTCCGGGTCCTGGTCGGCATTGCGCTCACGGTATTCGCCGGCCTTTACATGATGAAGGCGTTTCAGCGCTACGCCGAACGCAAGCGGCTCGAATTGCAGCAGGATCAGGGCGCACGCGCGCGTACGATCGGATATGAAAAGGCCGTTCGCTCACTCGAAAAGAAGCGCTGCCCGTCATGCGACAAACAATGGAATCTCGGCGGCGACGATTCCACGTTCTGCGTGCATTGCGGGTTGAGGCTCTTCAATGTATGCGGATGCGGTGGCCGCAATTTCTTCTTCTTCCCGCATTGCCATCAATGCGGTGCTGCGCAGGGCAACGAGGCGCCGGCGGCATCGGATTGA
- a CDS encoding PLP-dependent aminotransferase family protein, translating to MYAFTPSFQNPAGSPIRELFKYLSEPGMISFAGGYPASDLFDVDGLNAAAERAYSQPVRCLQYGPTDGLAELKQQLIALMARRGVACTPAELLVTTGSQQGLDLLLRVMVSPGDVVLTEQPAYPATLQAMRLQQARIVTIPVDGEGLDVDRLAEQLASGAIAQPKLLYTVPTFANPTGATLTRERRLKLLRLAVQYRFLIVEDDPYGDLRFAGEAVPSMLALAGEVDGARDWIVHFASLSKIVAPGLRVGWTIAPAEIARRCVIAKQTVDLCSAPWTQATAAEYLADGALERHLPRITAAYQRKCDAMCDALRDGFGDAIEFHRPEGGMFVWARIGAVSSDVLLQQAIANKIVFVPGKAFFADNVDAASLRLSFAAPDVDAIREGVARLVRAYGAALAA from the coding sequence ATGTACGCGTTCACTCCCTCATTCCAGAATCCCGCCGGCTCGCCGATCCGCGAGTTGTTCAAGTACCTGTCCGAACCGGGCATGATTTCCTTCGCGGGCGGTTATCCGGCCAGCGACCTGTTCGACGTCGACGGCCTGAACGCGGCCGCCGAACGCGCGTATTCGCAGCCCGTGCGCTGCCTGCAATACGGGCCGACCGACGGCCTCGCCGAACTGAAGCAGCAATTGATCGCGCTGATGGCGCGCCGTGGCGTCGCGTGCACGCCGGCCGAACTGCTCGTCACGACCGGCTCGCAACAGGGCCTCGACCTGCTGCTGCGCGTGATGGTGTCGCCCGGCGACGTCGTGCTGACCGAACAGCCGGCTTACCCGGCCACGCTGCAGGCGATGCGTCTGCAGCAGGCGCGCATCGTGACGATCCCCGTCGACGGCGAAGGTCTCGACGTCGATCGTCTCGCCGAACAACTCGCGTCCGGCGCGATCGCGCAGCCAAAGCTGCTCTACACGGTTCCGACCTTCGCGAACCCGACGGGCGCGACGCTCACGCGCGAACGCCGGCTGAAACTGCTGCGTCTCGCGGTGCAATACCGTTTCCTGATCGTCGAGGACGATCCGTACGGCGATCTGCGCTTCGCAGGCGAAGCCGTGCCGTCGATGCTCGCGCTGGCCGGCGAAGTGGACGGCGCGCGCGACTGGATCGTGCATTTCGCGAGCCTGTCGAAGATCGTCGCGCCCGGCTTGCGCGTGGGCTGGACGATCGCGCCGGCCGAGATTGCGCGGCGCTGCGTGATCGCGAAGCAGACGGTCGATCTGTGCAGCGCACCGTGGACGCAGGCTACCGCCGCCGAATACCTGGCCGATGGCGCGCTCGAACGCCATCTGCCGCGCATCACCGCCGCGTACCAGCGCAAATGCGACGCGATGTGCGATGCGCTGCGCGACGGCTTCGGCGATGCGATCGAATTCCATCGCCCCGAGGGCGGGATGTTCGTGTGGGCGCGGATCGGCGCGGTGTCGTCGGATGTGCTGCTGCAACAGGCGATCGCGAACAAGATCGTGTTCGTGCCCGGCAAGGCGTTCTTTGCGGACAACGTCGACGCGGCGTCGCTGCGCCTGTCGTTCGCCGCGCCGGACGTCGACGCGATCCGGGAAGGCGTCGCGCGCCTCGTGCGCGCGTATGGTGCGGCGCTGGCCGCGTGA
- a CDS encoding pyridoxamine 5'-phosphate oxidase family protein, which yields MPDSSSESLARTYDRVWSCLEAGVSVQRSPFTMLQAATLGIDGAPKVRTIVLRQVSRADRVLSFHTDARSEKVAELRRDPRMSIVANDLDSLVQIRAEGAASICDDEAQRRAIWQSSRPHTLLLYRAPLPPGTPVESPEDAHVDGTAPTGDGYENFCLIHMTITRIDWLELARAGHRRAVFDLHEGGYEGRWIAP from the coding sequence ATGCCCGACTCATCCTCCGAATCGCTCGCGCGAACATACGACCGCGTGTGGTCCTGCCTCGAAGCCGGCGTCAGCGTGCAACGCTCGCCGTTCACGATGCTGCAGGCCGCGACGCTCGGCATCGACGGCGCACCGAAGGTGCGCACGATCGTGCTGCGGCAGGTGAGCCGCGCCGATCGCGTGCTGTCGTTTCATACCGATGCGCGTTCGGAGAAGGTCGCGGAGCTGCGCCGCGATCCGCGCATGTCGATCGTCGCGAACGATCTCGATTCGCTCGTGCAGATTCGCGCGGAAGGCGCGGCATCGATCTGCGACGACGAAGCGCAACGGCGCGCGATCTGGCAATCGAGCCGCCCGCATACGCTGCTGCTGTATCGCGCACCGTTGCCACCCGGCACGCCGGTCGAGTCGCCCGAAGATGCGCATGTCGACGGCACGGCGCCAACCGGCGACGGCTATGAAAACTTCTGCCTGATTCACATGACGATCACGCGCATCGACTGGCTCGAACTCGCACGCGCCGGCCATCGCCGCGCGGTGTTCGATCTGCATGAAGGCGGGTACGAAGGCCGCTGGATCGCGCCTTGA
- the gcvA gene encoding transcriptional regulator GcvA, giving the protein MPPRPSRLPPLNALRAFEVSARHLNFRAAADEIGVTQGAVAQQVRHLEDVLGLKLFERLPRGLALTHDGAAYFSDVQRALHAIADATDKLVKRRAALTISTTPSFASKWLIPRLALFTDAHPDYDVRVIADQQLATFRHDGVDLAIRYGKPPFGKHLAAHALFPLDVCAVCSPALLAAPASPRALAGHVLLHDAHDLWPAFLDAMPEPVDVDPHKGLRFNQTSLAIDAAVAGQGIALATDPLVERDIAAGRLCKPFDFAFPLSVGFYLVYPAERRDDDAIAVMRDWMVGQAANEPPPGRTTDKE; this is encoded by the coding sequence ATGCCGCCCCGCCCCTCCCGCCTGCCGCCGCTGAATGCGCTTCGCGCGTTCGAAGTCTCCGCGCGGCACCTCAATTTCCGCGCCGCGGCCGACGAGATCGGCGTAACCCAGGGCGCCGTCGCGCAGCAGGTGCGCCACCTCGAGGACGTGCTCGGGCTGAAGCTGTTCGAGCGCCTGCCGCGCGGCCTGGCGCTGACGCACGACGGCGCCGCGTATTTCTCCGACGTGCAGCGCGCGCTGCACGCGATCGCCGACGCCACCGACAAGCTCGTGAAACGGCGCGCGGCGCTGACGATCAGCACGACGCCTTCGTTCGCGTCGAAGTGGCTGATCCCGAGGCTCGCGCTGTTCACCGACGCGCATCCCGACTACGACGTGCGCGTGATCGCCGACCAGCAGCTCGCGACGTTCCGCCACGACGGAGTCGATCTCGCGATCCGCTACGGCAAGCCGCCGTTCGGCAAGCATCTCGCCGCGCACGCACTGTTCCCGCTCGACGTGTGCGCCGTGTGCAGCCCCGCGCTGCTGGCCGCGCCCGCGTCGCCGCGCGCGCTTGCCGGCCACGTGCTGCTGCACGATGCGCACGACCTGTGGCCCGCGTTTCTCGATGCGATGCCCGAGCCGGTCGACGTCGATCCGCACAAGGGGCTGCGCTTCAACCAGACGTCGCTCGCGATCGATGCGGCCGTCGCCGGCCAGGGCATCGCGCTCGCGACCGATCCGTTGGTCGAACGCGATATCGCGGCAGGCCGGCTGTGCAAGCCGTTCGATTTCGCGTTTCCGCTGTCGGTGGGGTTCTATCTCGTGTATCCGGCCGAGCGCCGCGACGACGATGCGATCGCCGTGATGCGCGACTGGATGGTCGGACAGGCGGCGAACGAGCCACCTCCCGGCCGCACGACGGACAAGGAATAA
- a CDS encoding SDR family oxidoreductase: MTVEKVALITAAGKGMGAAIARELAATGYRVALMSPSGSAVALGEELGGFGIQGSVTEEADIDRLVQETLARYGRIDAVVNNTGHPPKGELLSITDENWHAGLDLILLNVVRVMRRVTPVFQKQGGGAVVNISSFAADAPEQPMPVSSTLRAALSAWTRLYAERYAAENIRMNAVLPGFIDSWPETPEIVARIPAGRFGKTGEIAKTVAFLLSDGAGYITGQNIRVDGAIVKAL, translated from the coding sequence GTGACTGTAGAAAAAGTGGCGTTGATCACGGCGGCAGGCAAGGGCATGGGCGCGGCGATCGCGCGCGAACTGGCGGCGACGGGCTACCGTGTCGCGCTGATGTCGCCGTCGGGCAGCGCGGTGGCGCTGGGCGAGGAACTCGGCGGGTTCGGCATCCAGGGCTCGGTGACGGAAGAAGCCGATATCGACCGGCTCGTGCAGGAGACGCTTGCGCGTTACGGGCGCATCGACGCGGTGGTGAACAACACCGGGCATCCGCCGAAGGGCGAGCTGCTGTCGATCACCGATGAAAACTGGCACGCGGGGCTCGACCTGATCCTGCTGAACGTCGTGCGCGTGATGCGCCGCGTGACGCCGGTCTTCCAGAAGCAGGGCGGCGGCGCGGTGGTCAACATCTCGAGCTTCGCGGCCGATGCGCCCGAGCAGCCGATGCCGGTGTCGTCGACGTTGCGCGCGGCGTTGAGCGCATGGACGCGCCTGTACGCGGAACGCTATGCGGCCGAGAACATCCGGATGAACGCGGTGCTGCCGGGCTTCATCGACAGCTGGCCGGAAACGCCGGAGATCGTCGCGCGTATTCCGGCCGGCCGTTTCGGCAAGACGGGCGAGATTGCGAAGACGGTGGCGTTCCTGTTGTCGGACGGCGCGGGCTACATCACCGGGCAGAACATTCGCGTCGACGGCGCGATCGTCAAGGCACTTTGA
- a CDS encoding flavodoxin family protein: MVNVAVVFHSGYGHTSVIAEAVARGAEKIEGAVVKLIPVDAIDQHWSYLANDADAMIFGSPTYVGSVSAQFKTFMDASTKQWGKWRDKLAAGFTVSASQSGDKLATLQQLALFAAQHHMMWISLGLMPGNNSSTGSVDDINRLGSFLGSMAQANADQGGDTILESDRLTAELLGERVAKAALRWIDA; encoded by the coding sequence ATGGTCAATGTCGCAGTCGTTTTCCACAGTGGTTATGGCCACACGTCCGTTATCGCCGAAGCCGTCGCTCGCGGCGCCGAGAAAATCGAGGGTGCTGTCGTCAAGCTGATCCCGGTCGACGCCATCGATCAGCATTGGTCGTACCTCGCGAACGACGCCGACGCGATGATCTTCGGCTCACCGACTTACGTGGGCAGCGTATCCGCGCAGTTCAAGACCTTCATGGACGCGTCGACCAAGCAATGGGGCAAGTGGCGCGACAAGCTCGCGGCCGGCTTCACGGTCTCTGCGTCGCAAAGCGGCGACAAGCTCGCGACGCTGCAGCAGCTTGCGCTCTTCGCGGCGCAGCATCACATGATGTGGATCAGTCTCGGGCTCATGCCCGGAAACAACAGCAGCACGGGGTCGGTCGACGACATCAACCGGCTGGGCTCGTTCCTGGGCTCGATGGCGCAGGCCAACGCCGATCAGGGCGGCGACACCATCCTGGAAAGCGACCGGCTAACGGCCGAATTGCTCGGCGAGCGTGTCGCGAAGGCCGCGCTGCGCTGGATTGACGCGTAA
- a CDS encoding epoxide hydrolase family protein, producing the protein MSSTPFSPMRRHLLATSVAAGVSAMLPTALHAATGGSGIRPFTAHIPDEALADLRRRIAATRWPGRETVADESQGVRLARMQALLRYWGTDYDWRKGEARLNGFPMFITEIDGLDIHFIHVRSRHENAMPMIMTHGWPGSIFELLKAIGPLTDPTAHGASADDAFHVVVPSLPGFGFSGRPTQTGWGSDHIARAWGELMARLGYTRFVSQGGDCGSVISHRMAMQRVQGLAGIHVNMPATVPPDIAALLATDSPAPASLSPKEKAAYEKLATFYRDNCGYSAMMVTRPQTVGYALADSPSGQAAWMYDKISQWTYSGGVPERSIPRDEILDDISLYWLTNTATSAAQIYWEDHSNNFNAVDISLPAAITVFPGEIYQAPRSWAERSYHNLIYFNEVDKGGHFAAWEEPELFAREVRAGFRPLRRV; encoded by the coding sequence ATGTCTTCCACACCGTTTTCCCCGATGCGTCGCCACCTGCTGGCCACTTCCGTGGCCGCCGGGGTATCGGCGATGCTGCCCACCGCGCTCCATGCCGCAACCGGCGGCAGCGGCATACGCCCGTTCACCGCGCACATTCCCGACGAAGCGCTGGCCGACCTGCGCCGCCGCATTGCCGCGACGCGCTGGCCGGGCCGCGAGACCGTCGCCGACGAATCGCAGGGCGTGCGGCTCGCGCGCATGCAGGCGCTGCTGCGCTACTGGGGCACCGACTACGACTGGCGCAAGGGCGAGGCGCGCCTGAACGGGTTCCCGATGTTCATCACCGAAATCGACGGGCTCGACATTCATTTCATCCACGTGCGCTCGCGGCACGAGAACGCGATGCCGATGATCATGACGCACGGCTGGCCTGGTTCGATCTTCGAATTGCTGAAGGCGATCGGCCCGCTGACCGACCCGACCGCGCACGGCGCGAGCGCCGACGACGCGTTCCATGTCGTCGTGCCGTCGCTGCCGGGTTTCGGTTTTTCGGGCCGGCCGACGCAGACGGGCTGGGGCTCCGACCACATCGCGCGTGCCTGGGGCGAACTGATGGCGCGGCTCGGCTATACGCGTTTCGTGTCGCAGGGCGGCGACTGCGGCTCGGTGATCTCGCACCGGATGGCGATGCAGCGCGTGCAGGGTCTGGCCGGGATTCACGTGAACATGCCGGCGACGGTGCCGCCGGACATCGCCGCGCTGCTCGCGACCGATTCACCCGCGCCGGCTTCGCTGTCGCCGAAGGAGAAGGCCGCGTACGAGAAGCTCGCGACGTTCTATCGCGACAACTGCGGCTACTCGGCGATGATGGTGACGCGCCCGCAGACGGTCGGTTATGCGCTCGCCGATTCGCCGTCAGGGCAGGCCGCATGGATGTACGACAAGATCTCGCAATGGACGTACAGCGGCGGCGTGCCCGAACGCTCGATTCCGCGCGACGAGATTCTCGACGATATTTCGCTGTACTGGCTGACGAACACCGCGACGTCCGCCGCGCAGATCTACTGGGAGGATCACTCGAACAACTTCAACGCGGTGGACATCTCGCTGCCGGCCGCGATCACGGTGTTCCCGGGCGAGATCTACCAGGCGCCGCGCAGCTGGGCCGAGCGCAGTTATCACAACCTGATCTACTTCAACGAAGTCGACAAGGGCGGGCATTTCGCGGCGTGGGAGGAGCCGGAACTGTTTGCTCGCGAAGTGCGTGCCGGGTTCCGGCCGTTGCGTCGCGTGTAA
- a CDS encoding NIPSNAP family protein, with the protein MNRLLEIRTYRLKPGTLHAFHAAMHELAVPMIRASGMDVVCYGHSDHEEESYCLVRAYTDRHALETEQAAFYHSAAWREGPRQALVVHIDTYLNTLLWMTDDAVESLRTLNRS; encoded by the coding sequence ATGAATCGGTTGCTGGAAATCCGCACCTACCGCCTGAAGCCGGGAACGTTGCACGCCTTTCATGCGGCCATGCACGAGCTTGCCGTTCCGATGATTCGTGCCAGCGGCATGGATGTCGTGTGCTACGGTCATTCGGACCACGAAGAAGAAAGCTATTGCCTCGTGCGGGCCTACACCGACCGCCATGCCCTGGAAACGGAGCAGGCAGCGTTCTACCACTCGGCGGCATGGCGGGAAGGCCCGCGCCAGGCGCTTGTCGTCCATATCGACACGTACCTCAACACGCTGCTATGGATGACGGACGACGCTGTCGAGAGCCTGCGCACGCTCAATCGGTCGTGA
- a CDS encoding PLP-dependent aminotransferase family protein, giving the protein MKQRAKASLSGAMADNLARQIEEGVLPAGAKLPSIREYAEASGCSKNTVISAFEMLAADGLIEPRRGSGFFVTRRAAAAPDIDEPSSLDRAMDIVWLMREQLHVKPDVLNLGEGFPPIEWLEETRLNQYQQRIMRTSAASLFRYGSRFGYLPLRQSLQQKLAGYEIEAPPAQIVLTHGANQAMDLVLRYFVRPGDTVLVDDPGYYPLFGKLKLSGANIVGVPREIDGPDVAKLAEHIAAYRPKLFFTQSVGHNPTATDTSAAKAHRILQLADAHDLIIVEDDALADLRPRSLTRISTLDQLRRTIYIGSFSKSVSAALRVGFLACNAALASDLADVKMLTHVSSSEYCERTLDAIVSDGHFLRHTNHLQEKLRRATATALDALDRLGAQVYRPCEQSLYLWAALPGWPDSMQLAQAMLERGVILAPGAVFSPQADRPSAFCRFNVAYLADKRFAQALRAVA; this is encoded by the coding sequence ATGAAGCAGCGTGCAAAAGCCAGCCTGTCTGGCGCCATGGCGGACAATCTCGCCAGACAGATCGAGGAAGGCGTGTTGCCGGCCGGCGCGAAGCTGCCTTCCATCAGGGAATACGCTGAGGCGTCCGGTTGCTCGAAGAACACCGTGATCAGCGCGTTCGAGATGCTCGCGGCCGACGGCCTGATCGAGCCGCGCCGCGGCTCGGGGTTCTTCGTTACGCGGCGCGCGGCGGCCGCGCCCGACATCGACGAACCGAGCTCGCTCGACCGCGCGATGGACATCGTGTGGCTGATGCGCGAGCAGCTGCACGTGAAGCCCGACGTGCTCAACCTCGGCGAAGGTTTTCCGCCGATCGAGTGGCTCGAGGAAACGCGGCTGAACCAGTACCAGCAGCGCATCATGCGCACGAGCGCCGCATCGCTGTTCCGTTACGGCAGCCGCTTCGGCTACCTGCCGCTGCGCCAGTCGCTGCAGCAGAAGCTCGCCGGTTACGAGATCGAGGCGCCGCCCGCACAGATCGTGCTCACGCACGGCGCGAACCAGGCGATGGATCTCGTGCTGCGCTACTTCGTGCGCCCCGGCGACACCGTGCTCGTCGACGATCCCGGCTACTACCCGCTGTTCGGCAAGCTGAAGCTGAGCGGCGCGAACATCGTCGGCGTGCCGCGCGAGATCGACGGCCCCGACGTCGCGAAGCTGGCCGAGCACATCGCCGCCTACCGGCCGAAACTGTTCTTCACGCAATCGGTCGGCCACAACCCGACCGCGACCGATACGAGCGCGGCCAAGGCGCACCGCATCCTGCAGCTCGCCGACGCGCACGATCTCATCATCGTCGAGGACGATGCGCTGGCCGACCTGCGGCCGCGTTCGCTCACGCGCATCTCGACGCTCGACCAGCTGCGCCGCACGATCTATATCGGCAGCTTCTCGAAATCGGTGTCGGCCGCGCTGCGCGTCGGCTTCCTCGCCTGCAACGCGGCGCTCGCGAGCGATCTCGCCGACGTGAAGATGCTGACCCACGTCAGCAGCTCCGAATATTGCGAGCGTACGCTCGACGCGATCGTCAGCGACGGCCACTTTCTCCGGCATACGAATCATCTTCAGGAGAAGCTGCGGCGCGCGACCGCCACCGCACTCGACGCGCTCGACCGGCTCGGCGCGCAGGTCTACCGGCCGTGCGAGCAAAGCCTGTATCTGTGGGCCGCGCTGCCCGGCTGGCCCGACTCGATGCAGCTCGCGCAGGCGATGCTGGAGCGCGGCGTGATTCTCGCGCCGGGCGCGGTGTTCTCGCCGCAGGCCGATCGTCCTTCCGCGTTTTGCCGGTTCAATGTCGCGTATCTGGCGGACAAGCGGTTCGCGCAGGCGTTGCGTGCGGTTGCGTAG